A single window of Verrucomicrobiota bacterium DNA harbors:
- a CDS encoding sugar phosphate isomerase/epimerase, with the protein MHSAITISLVPEARGGPFAFSDDLSAACAKAASLGFDAVEIFPRSASELDVLQLKHLLGQHDLKLAAMGTGAGWLVQKLRLTDPDAATRQRAREFIGTIIDLAGSFGSPAIVGSMQGCWEGNVSRDQALGWLAEALEELAPQAQRHGVPLLFEPLNRYETNVLNKVEDSLEFLEKLRTQNVMLLCDLFHMNIEEANVADALRRAGPRLGHVHFADSNRHAVGFGHTDVAAVAQALHDIQYTGYLSAEILPLPDSDTAARQTIASFQKWFPKS; encoded by the coding sequence ATGCACTCGGCCATCACGATCTCGCTCGTCCCGGAAGCTCGCGGCGGGCCGTTCGCTTTCTCGGATGACCTGTCCGCCGCGTGCGCAAAGGCTGCGTCGCTCGGATTTGACGCGGTGGAAATCTTTCCACGTTCGGCTTCAGAACTGGATGTCCTGCAACTGAAGCATTTGCTCGGGCAGCATGACCTCAAACTTGCCGCCATGGGCACGGGTGCCGGCTGGCTGGTCCAGAAGTTGCGCCTTACCGATCCCGACGCAGCGACACGGCAACGCGCTCGGGAATTCATCGGCACCATCATTGATCTGGCCGGCAGCTTTGGGTCGCCTGCCATCGTGGGATCGATGCAAGGCTGCTGGGAAGGGAACGTTTCGCGCGACCAGGCCCTTGGCTGGTTAGCCGAAGCGCTTGAAGAACTTGCGCCCCAAGCTCAACGTCATGGCGTGCCATTGCTGTTTGAACCGCTCAACCGTTACGAAACCAATGTGCTCAACAAGGTCGAAGATTCGCTGGAGTTTCTGGAAAAACTCCGCACGCAAAACGTCATGCTGCTCTGCGACTTGTTCCACATGAACATTGAAGAAGCCAACGTCGCCGACGCGCTCAGGCGTGCAGGGCCGCGACTCGGCCACGTCCATTTCGCCGACAGCAACCGCCACGCGGTTGGCTTCGGTCACACCGACGTTGCAGCGGTGGCTCAGGCTTTGCATGACATCCAGTACACAGGCTACCTCTCGGCGGAAATTCTGCCACTGCCGGACAGCGACACCGCAGCGAGACAGACAATCGCCAGCTTTCAAAAATGGTTTCCTAAATCCTGA
- a CDS encoding transporter, with protein sequence MLKHQLIHPKINEVLGRAGHHSKILIADGNYPASTKRGPKAELVCLNLSPGTVTVAQVLRAVLSAIPVDHVNTMGIPPDDPYAKKGEPPVWTEFRTILIQYGMKLDVLQPIPKWDFYAAVESPDHALTIQTGDEALWANVLLTIGCRTE encoded by the coding sequence ATGCTAAAACATCAACTCATCCACCCAAAAATAAACGAAGTGCTGGGTCGCGCCGGCCATCACTCGAAAATTCTGATTGCCGACGGCAACTATCCCGCATCCACCAAACGCGGGCCGAAAGCAGAATTGGTTTGCCTGAACCTCTCGCCCGGCACCGTAACGGTGGCTCAGGTTTTGCGGGCCGTGTTGAGTGCGATTCCCGTGGACCACGTCAACACGATGGGCATTCCGCCCGATGATCCGTACGCAAAGAAGGGCGAGCCGCCAGTATGGACTGAGTTTCGAACCATTCTTATCCAATATGGGATGAAGTTAGACGTTCTCCAGCCGATTCCGAAATGGGATTTCTACGCGGCGGTCGAGTCGCCCGATCATGCGCTGACGATTCAAACAGGAGACGAAGCTCTGTGGGCGAATGTGCTGTTAACGATCGGTTGTCGAACGGAGTGA
- a CDS encoding aldo/keto reductase, translating into MRTRLFGKTGLPLPILGFGASSIGQEFRRVDLDDALRSVRVALDCGLNFIDTSPFYGRGMSEVLLGIALRGVPRDRYTLCTKLGRYDLTHFDFSARRVAESVDVSLHRLGTDHLDIVLCHDIEFVEMQQIVDETIPALRKAQQQGKVRFVGFSGYPQKIFRCICDQTNVDCVLSYNQYTLQNTRFADETIPYLKAKDIGTLNAGPFSARLLTNAPLPFWLKEPENVKAAARKAAEHCAKKGVDIAKLALQFSIANPDITTTIAGSANPENIKKWAKWIEEPIDQQLLAEVVEIFKPLRNLGHKEGLEKNN; encoded by the coding sequence ATGCGAACGCGCTTATTTGGCAAGACTGGTCTCCCGCTTCCGATCCTCGGCTTTGGCGCGAGTTCGATTGGTCAGGAGTTTCGCAGGGTTGATCTTGATGATGCGCTCCGCAGTGTTCGTGTCGCGCTCGATTGCGGACTCAACTTCATTGATACCTCACCGTTCTATGGCCGGGGAATGAGTGAAGTGCTGCTGGGCATCGCGCTGCGCGGCGTTCCGCGGGACCGCTACACACTCTGCACCAAGCTGGGGCGTTACGATCTTACGCACTTTGACTTTTCAGCCAGGCGCGTCGCCGAAAGCGTGGATGTGTCCCTGCACCGCCTTGGCACCGATCATCTCGACATTGTGCTCTGTCATGACATTGAGTTTGTGGAAATGCAGCAGATTGTTGATGAGACGATTCCTGCGCTGCGCAAGGCGCAGCAACAGGGTAAGGTGCGTTTCGTCGGCTTCAGCGGTTATCCGCAAAAGATTTTCCGCTGCATTTGCGACCAGACGAACGTGGATTGCGTGCTGAGTTACAATCAATACACGCTTCAAAACACACGCTTCGCCGACGAGACGATTCCCTATCTCAAGGCCAAAGACATCGGCACCCTGAACGCCGGCCCGTTCAGCGCGCGACTCCTGACCAATGCGCCGCTGCCATTCTGGTTGAAAGAACCTGAAAACGTGAAAGCCGCCGCCCGCAAGGCCGCCGAACATTGCGCGAAGAAGGGAGTCGATATCGCCAAACTCGCACTCCAATTCTCGATTGCCAACCCCGACATTACGACGACGATTGCCGGCAGCGCGAACCCAGAGAACATCAAGAAATGGGCAAAGTGGATTGAAGAGCCGATTGATCAACAATTGCTCGCCGAAGTGGTTGAAATTTTCAAACCCTTAAGAAACCTTGGGCACAAGGAAGGTTTGGAGAAGAACAACTGA